One stretch of Halobaculum marinum DNA includes these proteins:
- the ppc gene encoding phosphoenolpyruvate carboxylase — protein MSFDARDVGRDIRELAALLGEVLERQTSTAAFDAVEEVRRDSIDYRQGNTPSRDSVRERLSGLDSETKRTVARAYAAYFELVNVAEERERVRAVRRGRAQGDLGDGLDRTAEALAEVDADTARQVLDDVRVIPTFTAHPTEARRKTVKSKLRHVAEILRDLDERRLTADELDGLERDLESEVETLWSTRQVRPRRPTPTDEARDVRWYLENTLFDVAAEAEDALAQRVTEAHPDLDAADASSTLDFRSWAGSDRDGNPFVTPEVTSETLEAQRDAVLDRYTDALAGLKGALSHEGARLTHTAEFRDHVAADRDAVPTVAADADERYPEEPYRRALTVVRARVERVDDLRPGGYDDPEELVSSLRAVAADLRANGHETTADERVDPLIRRVETFGFSLAALDLRDHRENHTETVADVLAREGVDYAAMDEDDRVATLTESIAADSVGSLDGGDDLSETSQRVCRRFRALADWHREYGEEAIDAYCISMTEEPSHVLEVLYLADLAGVVDLPDHCGLDVVPLLETASALANARDILGTLVENEAYGAALEARGDLQEVMLGYSDSNKENGPLAAAWDLHQNARRLAEVADDLGIELRLFHGRGGSISRGGGPMNEAMLALPPETATGEIKFTEQGEAIAEKFGNPRVAERELEQMLDAQVRARLRALQGDVPEVREEWEAAMDAAGEGARAAYQDLLETDGFVQFFETATPITVIEDLNMGSRPASRSGERTVEDLRAIPWVFSWTQSRAILPGWFSAASGIDAYLAEGGDLDTLREMYDEWPFFRTTVDHIALTLARTELEIAAEYADLAPDDLRDEFFPRIEAEYERAVELVREITGREELVRREWLGESLDRRNPYVDPLNLLQVDLLSRTHLTDAEERALRLTVKGIAAGMKNTG, from the coding sequence GGTTCGCGAGCGACTGTCGGGGTTGGACTCGGAGACGAAGCGAACGGTCGCGCGGGCGTACGCCGCGTACTTCGAACTCGTGAACGTCGCCGAGGAGCGCGAACGCGTGCGGGCAGTCCGCCGCGGGCGCGCCCAGGGAGATCTGGGCGACGGGCTCGACCGGACGGCCGAGGCGCTGGCCGAGGTCGACGCCGACACCGCCCGGCAGGTGCTCGACGACGTGCGCGTCATCCCGACGTTCACCGCCCACCCGACGGAGGCGCGCCGCAAGACGGTGAAGTCGAAGCTCCGGCACGTCGCTGAGATCCTCCGCGACCTCGACGAGCGCCGCCTCACCGCGGACGAACTCGACGGACTGGAGCGGGACCTCGAATCGGAGGTGGAGACGCTGTGGTCCACGCGGCAGGTCCGGCCCCGCCGCCCGACGCCGACCGACGAGGCGCGCGACGTGCGCTGGTACCTGGAGAACACGCTGTTCGACGTGGCCGCCGAGGCAGAAGACGCGCTCGCCCAGCGCGTGACCGAGGCGCACCCGGACCTCGACGCCGCCGACGCCTCCAGCACGCTCGACTTCCGCTCGTGGGCCGGGTCCGACCGCGACGGCAACCCGTTCGTCACCCCGGAGGTGACCAGCGAGACGCTCGAGGCCCAGCGCGACGCCGTCCTCGACCGCTACACGGACGCCCTCGCCGGCCTCAAGGGAGCGCTCAGTCACGAGGGCGCCCGACTCACCCACACGGCGGAGTTCCGCGACCACGTCGCCGCCGACCGCGACGCCGTCCCTACGGTCGCCGCAGACGCCGACGAGCGCTACCCCGAGGAGCCGTACCGCCGCGCGCTGACGGTCGTCCGCGCCCGCGTCGAGCGCGTCGACGACCTCCGCCCCGGCGGCTACGACGACCCCGAGGAGTTGGTGTCGTCGCTGCGGGCGGTCGCCGCCGACCTGCGCGCCAACGGCCACGAGACGACCGCAGACGAGCGCGTCGACCCGCTGATCCGCCGCGTGGAGACGTTCGGCTTCTCGCTGGCGGCGCTGGACCTGCGCGACCACCGCGAGAACCACACCGAGACGGTCGCTGACGTGCTCGCCCGCGAGGGGGTCGACTACGCCGCGATGGACGAGGACGACCGCGTCGCCACGCTCACCGAGTCGATTGCGGCCGACTCCGTCGGCAGCCTCGACGGCGGCGACGACCTCTCGGAGACGAGCCAGCGCGTCTGCCGGCGCTTCCGCGCGCTGGCCGACTGGCACCGCGAGTACGGCGAGGAGGCCATCGACGCCTACTGCATCTCGATGACCGAGGAGCCGTCGCACGTGCTGGAAGTGCTGTACCTGGCGGATCTGGCGGGCGTCGTCGACCTGCCGGACCACTGCGGCCTCGACGTGGTCCCCCTGCTGGAGACGGCGTCCGCGCTGGCGAACGCCCGCGACATCCTCGGCACGCTCGTCGAGAACGAGGCGTACGGCGCGGCCTTGGAGGCCCGGGGCGACCTCCAGGAGGTGATGCTCGGCTACTCCGACTCCAACAAGGAGAACGGCCCGCTGGCGGCGGCGTGGGACCTCCACCAGAACGCCCGCCGACTCGCGGAGGTCGCCGACGACCTCGGCATCGAGTTGCGGCTGTTCCACGGGCGCGGCGGTTCCATCTCTCGGGGCGGCGGGCCGATGAACGAGGCGATGCTCGCGCTGCCGCCGGAGACGGCGACCGGCGAGATCAAGTTCACCGAGCAGGGCGAAGCGATCGCCGAGAAGTTCGGCAACCCCCGCGTCGCCGAGCGCGAGTTGGAGCAGATGCTCGACGCGCAGGTGCGCGCGCGACTCCGCGCGCTCCAGGGTGACGTGCCCGAGGTGCGCGAGGAGTGGGAGGCCGCGATGGACGCCGCCGGCGAGGGCGCGCGCGCCGCCTACCAGGACCTGCTGGAAACGGACGGCTTCGTCCAGTTCTTCGAGACGGCGACGCCGATCACCGTCATCGAGGACCTCAACATGGGGTCGCGCCCGGCGTCGCGCTCGGGCGAGCGCACCGTCGAGGACCTCCGCGCCATCCCGTGGGTGTTCTCGTGGACGCAGAGTCGCGCCATCCTCCCCGGGTGGTTCTCCGCGGCCTCGGGGATCGACGCGTACCTCGCGGAGGGGGGCGACCTCGACACGCTCCGGGAGATGTACGACGAGTGGCCGTTCTTCCGGACGACGGTCGACCACATCGCGCTGACACTGGCGCGCACCGAATTGGAGATCGCCGCCGAGTACGCCGACCTCGCACCCGACGATCTGCGCGACGAGTTCTTCCCCCGGATCGAGGCCGAGTACGAGCGCGCCGTCGAACTCGTCCGAGAGATCACCGGGCGCGAGGAGTTGGTGCGCCGCGAGTGGCTGGGGGAGAGCCTCGACCGGCGCAACCCGTACGTCGACCCGCTGAACCTCCTGCAGGTCGACCTGCTGTCGCGCACGCACCTCACCGACGCAGAAGAGCGCGCGCTCCGCCTGACGGTGAAGGGCATCGCGGCGGGGATGAAGAACACCGGATAA
- a CDS encoding aldo/keto reductase, with translation MSEFTRFGLGTYKLTGPQCVESVATAVEAGYDCIDTAQGYQNEALVREGIEAAGADPDDLFVATKLKTDNLSYDDAYNTAHESAARLGVDSIDLLYVHWPINSYDAPETARALNDLVAEGTVDRVGLSNFRPDQLDEAREHLDVDIFAHQVECHPMLQQEELREYAREDGHWLVAYCPIARNQVAEIDEIVAIADAHDATPAQVSIAWLLAHDELAAIPKATSEAHIRDNLAATDLELTDDEVATIDALSEEHRIVDFEEAPWNQADA, from the coding sequence ATGTCCGAGTTCACCCGTTTCGGTCTCGGGACGTACAAGCTCACGGGTCCCCAGTGCGTCGAGAGCGTCGCCACCGCCGTCGAGGCGGGGTACGACTGCATCGACACCGCGCAGGGGTACCAGAACGAGGCGCTCGTCCGCGAGGGCATCGAGGCCGCCGGCGCCGACCCCGACGACCTGTTCGTCGCGACGAAGCTCAAGACGGACAACCTCAGCTACGACGACGCGTACAACACGGCCCACGAGTCGGCCGCCCGCCTCGGCGTCGACTCCATCGACCTGCTGTACGTCCACTGGCCGATCAACTCCTACGACGCGCCCGAGACGGCGCGCGCGCTGAACGACCTCGTCGCCGAGGGCACCGTCGACCGCGTCGGCCTCTCGAACTTCCGGCCCGACCAACTCGACGAGGCGCGCGAGCACCTCGACGTGGACATCTTCGCCCACCAGGTCGAGTGTCACCCGATGCTCCAGCAGGAGGAACTCCGCGAGTACGCCCGCGAGGACGGCCACTGGCTCGTCGCCTACTGCCCCATCGCGCGCAACCAGGTCGCCGAGATCGACGAGATCGTCGCCATCGCCGACGCCCACGACGCCACCCCGGCGCAGGTGTCCATCGCCTGGCTGCTCGCCCACGACGAACTCGCCGCCATCCCGAAGGCCACCAGCGAGGCGCACATCCGCGACAACCTCGCCGCCACCGACCTCGAACTCACCGACGACGAAGTCGCGACCATCGACGCGCTCTCGGAGGAACACCGGATCGTCGACTTCGAGGAGGCGCCCTGGAACCAGGCCGACGCCTGA
- a CDS encoding DUF5802 family protein, translated as MFERFSHGYYLGEMYVQPRADAEAAIKQADHERVNEQLYADESGISRLDNPLVMKVGTRHFPVVGDDDVPAGTLALPEVAVPDDLKFRLPGRSEVFLANAERARDLIRFTGWEGDTGDPAEYA; from the coding sequence ATGTTCGAACGGTTCTCACACGGCTACTACCTGGGCGAGATGTACGTCCAGCCGAGAGCGGACGCCGAGGCGGCGATCAAGCAGGCGGACCACGAGCGGGTGAACGAACAACTCTACGCGGACGAGTCGGGTATCTCCCGACTCGACAACCCCCTCGTGATGAAGGTCGGCACCAGACACTTCCCCGTCGTCGGCGACGACGACGTGCCCGCGGGGACGCTCGCGCTCCCCGAAGTGGCGGTGCCCGACGACCTCAAGTTCCGGCTGCCGGGTCGCAGCGAGGTGTTCCTCGCGAACGCCGAACGCGCCCGCGACCTCATCCGCTTCACCGGGTGGGAGGGCGACACCGGCGACCCCGCGGAGTACGCGTAG
- a CDS encoding Vms1/Ankzf1 family peptidyl-tRNA hydrolase — protein sequence MLDRLLGRAHLKERIAELEGERDDAVARMEAEEERRGEAARKRQAAEKRVNELETRVTELEDRLERAEAREGEPNVEFRGVETLRPGRRDEVIARLESVETGPEGALSAFVADDGSVPDAVASSLDGRVSLVRRAAPTLVYVDDAGVVCCALDPALDPEPFCEWRDEFRVDEAWFRPTGRFAFGLVRSDTFAVGVYEGDERVSVETVRTDVMDEHDKGGFSQARYERLREEQIDEHLDDCREALADLPADLDRVVLVGERDAVRRLDEFADHTAGSDATGKPVRALDDAFDDFWTAKLRLV from the coding sequence ATGCTCGACAGACTCCTCGGCCGCGCCCACCTGAAGGAGCGCATCGCCGAGTTGGAGGGGGAGCGCGACGACGCCGTCGCGCGCATGGAGGCCGAGGAGGAGCGCCGCGGCGAGGCCGCCCGCAAGCGGCAGGCGGCGGAGAAGCGCGTCAACGAGTTGGAGACCCGGGTCACCGAACTGGAGGACCGACTGGAACGCGCGGAGGCACGCGAAGGGGAGCCGAACGTCGAGTTCCGCGGGGTCGAGACGCTGCGCCCGGGCCGCCGCGACGAGGTGATCGCTCGACTGGAGAGCGTCGAGACGGGTCCCGAGGGGGCGCTGTCCGCGTTCGTCGCCGACGACGGGAGCGTGCCCGACGCCGTCGCGTCGTCGCTCGACGGGCGCGTCTCGCTCGTCCGGCGGGCGGCGCCGACGCTCGTGTACGTCGACGACGCGGGGGTCGTCTGCTGTGCGCTCGACCCGGCACTCGACCCCGAGCCGTTCTGCGAGTGGCGCGACGAGTTTCGCGTCGACGAGGCATGGTTCCGCCCGACCGGCCGATTCGCGTTCGGGCTCGTTCGTTCGGACACGTTCGCCGTCGGCGTGTACGAGGGCGACGAGCGCGTCTCGGTGGAGACGGTGCGGACGGACGTGATGGACGAACACGACAAGGGCGGGTTCTCGCAGGCGCGCTACGAGCGCCTGCGCGAGGAACAGATCGACGAGCACCTCGACGACTGTCGCGAGGCGCTGGCGGACCTCCCCGCGGACCTCGACCGCGTGGTGCTGGTGGGGGAGCGCGACGCGGTGCGCCGACTCGACGAGTTCGCGGACCACACCGCCGGCAGCGACGCCACGGGGAAGCCGGTACGGGCGTTGGACGACGCGTTCGACGACTTCTGGACGGCGAAATTGCGGTTGGTGTGA